In bacterium, a single genomic region encodes these proteins:
- a CDS encoding sodium:solute symporter family protein: MSPVFIGILAYIGVSLFIGLLVSRKVHSESDYLIAGRQLGYLLTTFSIFATWFGAETCVGAAASIYDKGLSGGNADPFGYTLCLLLMALIFAGPMWKRKLTTLADLYKQRYSPSVEKLAALIIAPSSVIWAAAQIRAFGHVLSVSSDLQLETSILIATVIVLVYTVSGGLWADAYTDVIQGFALIFGLGALAVYLSLQEQTPTISQLMSNIWTGSGNAEPESWMATLDGWAVPIFGSIVAQELISRVLAARSATVAKRSAFAATTIYLVIGMIPVYIGLIGVSLVPGIEDSEQVMPQLALTYLPTVLYVLYAGALASAILSTVDSALLAASALIEHNIIYSFRPQMSERSKLLTARGGVLVLGVIAYYLAIYGTTTYEMVEMASGLGSAGIFVITLFALYSQRGGTTAAVAALIAGLGVSVWGSYIQPFDGSYVLALLGAFAVYLMISVREPGRATV; this comes from the coding sequence GTGAGTCCTGTCTTCATCGGAATTCTGGCCTACATCGGAGTGTCGCTGTTCATAGGCCTCCTGGTGTCGCGCAAGGTGCATAGTGAAAGCGACTACCTGATTGCGGGGAGGCAGCTCGGTTACTTGCTGACGACATTCTCGATATTCGCCACATGGTTCGGAGCTGAGACTTGCGTCGGCGCTGCGGCGTCGATTTATGATAAAGGATTGTCCGGCGGCAACGCAGATCCGTTCGGCTACACTCTCTGCCTCTTGCTCATGGCATTGATTTTCGCCGGTCCGATGTGGAAGCGCAAACTGACCACGCTTGCAGATTTGTACAAGCAGCGTTATTCACCCAGTGTGGAGAAACTTGCGGCGTTGATAATCGCTCCCAGTTCGGTAATATGGGCGGCGGCGCAGATTCGAGCATTCGGACATGTACTCTCCGTGTCTTCAGACTTGCAGCTCGAAACAAGTATTTTGATTGCAACAGTTATTGTGCTGGTGTACACCGTGAGCGGCGGCTTGTGGGCGGATGCTTACACGGATGTGATTCAGGGCTTCGCGCTGATTTTCGGTTTAGGCGCGCTGGCAGTCTATTTGTCACTGCAGGAGCAGACGCCGACGATTTCGCAGTTAATGAGCAATATCTGGACAGGCAGCGGCAACGCCGAGCCGGAGAGTTGGATGGCGACTTTGGACGGGTGGGCGGTACCGATTTTCGGTTCGATTGTGGCGCAGGAACTCATTTCCCGTGTCTTGGCGGCAAGGTCGGCAACGGTCGCGAAGCGCTCTGCCTTTGCGGCCACGACGATTTATCTTGTTATCGGAATGATTCCGGTTTACATCGGCTTAATCGGTGTGTCGCTGGTGCCGGGAATCGAAGATTCCGAGCAAGTGATGCCGCAGCTTGCGTTGACGTACTTGCCAACGGTGTTGTATGTTCTCTATGCGGGAGCTTTGGCGAGCGCGATTCTGTCCACCGTGGACAGCGCGCTGCTGGCGGCATCGGCGTTGATTGAGCACAACATCATCTATTCGTTCCGCCCGCAGATGAGCGAGCGCAGTAAACTTCTTACCGCACGCGGCGGTGTGCTGGTGCTCGGAGTCATCGCGTATTATTTGGCGATTTACGGCACGACGACGTATGAAATGGTGGAGATGGCGTCGGGCCTCGGCAGCGCAGGTATTTTCGTCATCACCCTGTTCGCGCTCTATTCCCAGCGCGGCGGCACGACTGCGGCCGTCGCTGCGTTGATTGCAGGGCTTGGTGTTTCCGTGTGGGGAAGCTACATTCAACCATTTGACGGATCGTATGTGTTGGCACTTCTCGGAGCATTTGCCGTGTATTTGATGATTTCGGTGCGCGAACCCGGTCGCGCGACAGTTTAG
- a CDS encoding NAD(P)H-binding protein, protein MPQTRVLVMGATGAVGSELVRQCICDERIESVVAITRRLLKESHQKLTVIVREDFLSYADLMEELSEIDVCYCALGVSQVQVSDPKQYTLITLDYVVAAAKALKSANPEARFCFVSGAGADATEKSSTLWRRVKGQAENRLREIFGKQLCIFRPAYIHPIHPREKAQWQDKIWSLFYSLKSVMPRFVTDTVEVSKAMINVSFAEEMPKMVRNAELREWSEH, encoded by the coding sequence ATGCCTCAAACTCGGGTCCTCGTTATGGGCGCGACCGGCGCAGTTGGCTCGGAGCTTGTGCGACAATGCATCTGCGATGAGCGGATTGAGAGTGTTGTTGCCATCACAAGACGACTGCTCAAGGAATCGCATCAGAAGCTTACCGTCATCGTGCGCGAAGATTTTTTGAGCTATGCTGATTTGATGGAAGAATTGAGTGAGATTGACGTTTGTTACTGCGCGCTGGGAGTTTCGCAGGTGCAGGTTTCTGATCCGAAGCAATACACTCTGATCACATTGGATTATGTTGTGGCGGCGGCGAAAGCTCTCAAGTCTGCAAATCCTGAGGCGAGATTTTGTTTTGTGAGCGGTGCGGGTGCGGATGCAACGGAGAAAAGTTCAACGTTGTGGCGGCGCGTGAAAGGGCAGGCGGAGAATCGTTTGCGTGAAATTTTCGGAAAACAGCTTTGTATTTTTCGTCCGGCTTACATTCATCCAATTCATCCGCGAGAGAAAGCGCAGTGGCAGGATAAGATTTGGAGTTTGTTTTACAGCTTGAAATCGGTTATGCCGCGATTTGTGACGGATACGGTTGAGGTTTCCAAGGCGATGATCAATGTGTCGTTTGCGGAGGAGATGCCGAAGATGGTGCGGAATGCGGAGTTGAGAGAGTGGTCTGAACATTGA
- a CDS encoding VCBS repeat-containing protein, translated as MARVVLPLLFVLFLITAASAQIFSRMTESPVVTDGGSSASVSFIDTDNDGDLDLFITNDEETQGNFYYLNDGTGNFSVAAVDTIVETGGHNVGASWGDFDNDGDADCFVARWSNQSNKLYINLGDGTFGRGNVPPVTNSGGYSETGSWADYDNNGWLDLFVTNSAGNNHHNWLYRSNGDGSFNSMLIAPISTDGDDSRSAGWCDFNSDGHSDIFVANENADNDALYVSNGDGTFTRWTGTYPGVDGANNFTSSWGDIDNDGDFDLFVGSYGSQSLLYRNHGGEFQWITGSPVSSDNQQAVGSAFGDYDNDGDLDLLVTNGFAASGNIYRHNYLYDNDGAGNFTRASVEPIEADSGWGFGCAFGDIDGDQDLDLCIARSRNADEDNLLYRNTQTENNGIVLKLRGTSSNKSAIGAVVSCWANGRQIRQVEGQTGYCGQTLDLHFGLGQETTVDSIVVKWPAGSIEVFPNLSASTTYVITQGEGAVSVDERETPMVENQLLLKSFPNPFNASVSLETVLPARGLTKVEIFNTLGQSVATLHDGMAGPGTLALTWQPSGLASGMYLVTATQGQLSDTQSVQFIK; from the coding sequence ATGGCCAGAGTCGTATTGCCTTTACTTTTCGTTTTGTTTCTCATCACGGCCGCGAGCGCGCAAATTTTTTCACGCATGACCGAGTCGCCCGTGGTGACAGACGGAGGTTCGTCGGCGAGTGTCTCGTTCATAGACACAGATAATGACGGTGATCTCGATTTGTTCATCACAAACGATGAGGAGACGCAAGGGAACTTCTATTATTTGAACGACGGAACCGGAAATTTCTCCGTCGCTGCCGTTGACACAATTGTAGAGACCGGCGGTCATAACGTCGGCGCGTCGTGGGGAGATTTCGATAACGACGGTGACGCGGATTGTTTTGTCGCTCGGTGGTCGAACCAGAGCAACAAACTCTACATCAATCTCGGAGACGGCACATTCGGCCGCGGGAATGTGCCGCCGGTCACGAACTCCGGCGGATACAGCGAGACGGGAAGTTGGGCCGACTATGACAACAATGGTTGGCTCGACCTTTTTGTGACGAACAGCGCGGGTAACAATCATCACAACTGGCTCTACCGAAGCAATGGCGACGGCAGTTTCAACAGCATGTTAATCGCGCCGATTTCCACGGACGGAGATGATTCGCGGTCGGCGGGCTGGTGCGATTTTAACAGCGACGGCCACTCTGACATCTTTGTCGCCAACGAGAACGCAGACAACGACGCGCTCTACGTCAGCAACGGCGACGGGACGTTCACGCGCTGGACGGGCACCTACCCGGGCGTGGACGGCGCAAATAACTTTACGAGCAGTTGGGGCGACATTGACAATGATGGAGATTTCGATTTGTTTGTCGGCTCTTACGGCTCGCAAAGTCTGCTTTACCGCAATCATGGAGGCGAGTTCCAATGGATTACGGGGTCACCTGTGAGTAGTGACAATCAGCAGGCGGTGGGCAGCGCGTTTGGAGACTATGACAACGATGGGGATTTGGATTTACTGGTGACGAACGGATTTGCGGCGAGCGGAAATATCTATCGTCACAACTATCTTTATGACAACGACGGAGCCGGGAATTTCACGCGCGCATCCGTCGAGCCGATTGAAGCGGACAGCGGATGGGGATTCGGCTGCGCGTTTGGAGATATTGACGGTGATCAGGATTTGGATTTGTGTATTGCACGTTCGCGGAATGCTGACGAAGACAATCTGCTTTATCGGAATACCCAGACGGAGAACAACGGGATTGTGCTGAAACTGCGCGGTACTTCGTCCAATAAGAGTGCGATCGGAGCGGTGGTGAGCTGTTGGGCGAATGGCCGGCAAATCAGGCAAGTTGAAGGGCAAACGGGCTATTGCGGTCAGACTCTAGATTTGCACTTTGGACTTGGACAAGAGACCACGGTGGACTCGATTGTTGTGAAATGGCCAGCGGGCTCGATTGAAGTGTTTCCAAATCTTTCCGCAAGCACAACCTATGTGATAACGCAGGGCGAAGGCGCGGTGAGTGTTGACGAACGTGAAACGCCTATGGTCGAAAATCAATTGTTGCTTAAATCATTTCCCAATCCTTTTAATGCGAGTGTTTCACTTGAAACTGTATTGCCAGCGCGCGGTTTGACCAAGGTTGAGATTTTCAACACGCTTGGGCAAAGTGTCGCGACATTGCATGACGGTATGGCCGGACCGGGAACGCTGGCACTCACGTGGCAGCCCTCAGGACTTGCATCGGGAATGTACTTAGTGACGGCGACGCAAGGGCAACTTTCGGACACGCAGAGTGTTCAGTTTATCAAATAG
- a CDS encoding nuclear transport factor 2 family protein, which translates to MSETKVTVETLKEILNAFNRHDLDAIMEFFAEDCSFDFPRGPDPWGKRSIGKAAVREALAGRFKGIPDVHYGDDEHWVAGNRGVSEWTLTGTTVAGVAVEVRGCDLWEFLGGKIVRKNSYWKIVER; encoded by the coding sequence ATGAGTGAGACTAAGGTCACTGTGGAGACCCTGAAGGAGATATTGAACGCATTTAACCGTCATGATCTCGATGCTATCATGGAGTTCTTCGCGGAAGACTGTTCCTTTGATTTCCCGCGAGGTCCAGATCCCTGGGGCAAACGGTCGATCGGCAAAGCTGCTGTTCGTGAGGCGTTAGCCGGTCGCTTCAAGGGGATTCCTGATGTTCACTACGGTGACGATGAACATTGGGTGGCCGGAAACCGAGGAGTGTCCGAATGGACACTAACGGGCACCACGGTGGCGGGAGTGGCCGTTGAAGTGCGAGGCTGTGATTTGTGGGAATTTCTGGGCGGCAAGATCGTTCGCAAGAACTCATACTGGAAGATTGTCGAGCGTTAA
- the pabB gene encoding aminodeoxychorismate synthase component I — translation MSQAPTAVFTIPASEPFRHRFIAFSDPIATWSVSHAADMRKSLDRVHELQCAGYYVCAAFTYEAAAAFDRALVTHLPGKLPLAWFAAFGSEHEFSPEERGFTLGEPRFTIDKDGYVAAVRKILEHIRSGDIYQANFTVRALCDFSGDAFSAFCALQDAVRTPYACYINTGETQIVSMSPELFIERTGNVIHSQPMKGTAARRPSWDEDEAARLALKTSEKDRAELTMIVDLMRNDFGRICRTGTVEIFNPFTVTRYPTVHQMTTRVHGELMDKLELFDIFRAVFPAGSITGAPKIRATKIIYEAEKSARGIYCGSLALFKPEGDFFANVAIRTLEISGNIATVGVGSGIVADSDPEREWDEVLLKAKFTRLRPQKFALYESFRYEPKAGFQNLSDHMNRLRHSCKYYGRPFPEDKIRAKLHELQMTLADAPNRVRLDLDGEEISFKLIPEELGWSPEGVTVMIPELRLDPDDPRLYHKTTLRPEKYTLRAKAKSVGAEECLFLNTRNEFTEGTISSFLFQTDGKWIAPALACGLLPGIWRDHQIHSGRAREGIVSFSELDRVERIVIGNSVRGEQDVVCIILEDGTEVYRKEKIQS, via the coding sequence ATGTCACAGGCTCCCACAGCAGTTTTCACGATTCCCGCCTCAGAGCCGTTCCGGCACAGGTTCATCGCGTTCTCAGATCCCATTGCGACGTGGTCGGTCAGCCATGCCGCCGACATGCGCAAATCACTTGACCGCGTGCATGAACTTCAGTGCGCAGGCTATTACGTTTGTGCGGCATTCACCTACGAAGCGGCGGCCGCATTCGATCGCGCACTGGTCACTCATCTGCCGGGCAAACTTCCCTTAGCGTGGTTTGCAGCCTTCGGAAGCGAGCATGAGTTTTCTCCGGAGGAACGCGGTTTTACACTCGGAGAGCCGCGATTTACCATTGACAAGGACGGGTATGTCGCGGCTGTGCGAAAGATTCTGGAACACATCCGCTCCGGCGATATTTATCAGGCCAACTTCACCGTTCGCGCGCTGTGCGATTTTTCCGGTGATGCTTTCAGCGCGTTTTGCGCGCTGCAGGATGCAGTGAGAACGCCTTATGCCTGTTACATAAACACCGGTGAAACACAGATTGTGTCCATGTCGCCCGAGCTGTTCATTGAAAGAACAGGCAACGTCATCCATTCGCAGCCGATGAAAGGAACAGCCGCGCGCAGACCGTCCTGGGATGAAGATGAAGCTGCACGACTGGCGCTGAAGACAAGCGAAAAGGACCGCGCCGAGCTGACGATGATTGTGGATTTAATGCGCAACGATTTCGGCCGCATCTGCAGAACAGGGACAGTAGAGATATTCAATCCGTTCACCGTGACCCGATATCCGACAGTGCATCAGATGACGACGCGTGTGCACGGCGAATTGATGGACAAATTAGAGTTGTTTGACATATTCCGCGCGGTATTCCCCGCCGGCAGCATTACCGGTGCGCCGAAAATTCGAGCAACAAAGATTATCTACGAAGCGGAGAAGTCTGCGCGGGGAATTTATTGCGGGAGTCTGGCACTCTTCAAACCGGAAGGCGACTTCTTCGCGAATGTGGCCATCCGTACCCTTGAAATCTCCGGCAACATCGCGACGGTGGGAGTCGGTTCAGGTATCGTTGCCGACAGCGACCCGGAGCGGGAGTGGGATGAAGTGCTGCTGAAGGCGAAATTCACGCGTCTCAGACCGCAGAAGTTTGCACTCTATGAGTCGTTTCGCTATGAGCCGAAGGCGGGGTTCCAAAATCTCTCCGACCACATGAACCGGCTACGGCACTCCTGCAAATACTATGGACGGCCGTTCCCCGAAGACAAAATCCGGGCGAAATTGCATGAGCTGCAAATGACGCTGGCTGACGCACCCAACCGCGTGCGGCTTGACCTCGACGGCGAAGAGATTTCATTCAAACTTATCCCGGAAGAGTTGGGCTGGAGTCCGGAGGGTGTGACGGTAATGATACCGGAACTGCGGCTTGACCCCGATGATCCCAGACTGTATCACAAAACGACATTACGGCCTGAAAAATATACCTTGCGCGCGAAGGCGAAGTCCGTCGGCGCCGAAGAGTGCCTGTTCCTCAATACCCGGAACGAGTTCACAGAGGGAACGATTTCGAGTTTTCTGTTTCAAACGGACGGCAAGTGGATTGCTCCGGCACTCGCGTGCGGACTACTGCCCGGCATCTGGCGTGACCATCAAATTCACAGTGGGCGAGCACGAGAGGGAATCGTGAGTTTTTCAGAGCTTGACAGAGTAGAACGTATTGTCATCGGTAACTCGGTGCGCGGAGAGCAGGACGTGGTTTGCATCATTCTCGAGGACGGAACGGAAGTGTATCGTAAGGAAAAGATTCAATCGTGA
- a CDS encoding Dabb family protein, with amino-acid sequence MIRHVIMLKLHEFADGCDKQTNARRVKEMMEAMRGNVAGLHSFEVGINQLDGPQAFDVVLISTLESWEALEAYRVHPLHLEVVELLKKVRSDRVVVDWEIAAT; translated from the coding sequence ATGATACGACATGTCATCATGCTCAAGCTGCATGAGTTTGCCGACGGCTGTGACAAGCAGACGAATGCAAGACGCGTGAAAGAGATGATGGAAGCGATGCGCGGCAACGTCGCTGGATTGCATTCATTTGAGGTAGGTATTAATCAGCTTGACGGCCCACAAGCTTTTGACGTTGTGCTCATCTCCACGCTTGAGAGTTGGGAGGCGCTTGAGGCTTATCGCGTGCATCCGTTGCATCTTGAAGTGGTTGAGTTGCTTAAGAAGGTGCGGAGCGACCGCGTTGTGGTGGATTGGGAGATTGCGGCAACGTAA